In Quercus robur chromosome 11, dhQueRobu3.1, whole genome shotgun sequence, the following proteins share a genomic window:
- the LOC126707057 gene encoding protein EIN6 ENHANCER-like isoform X1 — protein MPNPTQPTLCQASNSLKKKMELEVVNAELVLPTHLSFKQIQMYEKYPKGQSRGRHWKHLKQILQAENYQNYPPDEPNYVNIESPPSMHPCKRICDITGYEAPYYDPRTNLRYANADVFKLVRSLPKEYVQSYLALRNAAVVLK, from the exons ATGCCCAACCCAACACAACCAACCCTTTGCCAGGCCTCTAACAGCCT aaagaagaagatggagcTAGAAGTGGTGAACGCAGAGTTAGTGTTGCCAACTCACCTCAGTTTCAAGCAGATTCAAATGTACGAGAAATATCCTAAAGGCCAATCTAGAGGAAGGCACTGGAAACATCTCAAGCAGATCCTTCAGGCTGAGAATTACCAGAATTACCCTCCTGACGAACCCAACT ATGTTAACATTGAGTCACCACCTTCTATGCATCCATGCAAGAGAATTTGTGATATAACAGGATATGAG GCACCTTACTATGACCCCAGGACCAATCTTCGTTATGCAAATGCTGATGTTTTTAAGCTCGTAAGATCGCTTCCTAAGGAATATGTGCAAAGTTATTTGGCTCTAAGAAACGCAGCAGTGGTTCTCAAGTAA
- the LOC126707057 gene encoding protein EIN6 ENHANCER-like isoform X2, translated as MELEVVNAELVLPTHLSFKQIQMYEKYPKGQSRGRHWKHLKQILQAENYQNYPPDEPNYVNIESPPSMHPCKRICDITGYEAPYYDPRTNLRYANADVFKLVRSLPKEYVQSYLALRNAAVVLK; from the exons atggagcTAGAAGTGGTGAACGCAGAGTTAGTGTTGCCAACTCACCTCAGTTTCAAGCAGATTCAAATGTACGAGAAATATCCTAAAGGCCAATCTAGAGGAAGGCACTGGAAACATCTCAAGCAGATCCTTCAGGCTGAGAATTACCAGAATTACCCTCCTGACGAACCCAACT ATGTTAACATTGAGTCACCACCTTCTATGCATCCATGCAAGAGAATTTGTGATATAACAGGATATGAG GCACCTTACTATGACCCCAGGACCAATCTTCGTTATGCAAATGCTGATGTTTTTAAGCTCGTAAGATCGCTTCCTAAGGAATATGTGCAAAGTTATTTGGCTCTAAGAAACGCAGCAGTGGTTCTCAAGTAA
- the LOC126707053 gene encoding uncharacterized protein LOC126707053: MDVEVDHYVILGLPSGEEGAKLSADDIRKGYRSKALEKHPDKRPGDKQALADFQRLQSSYEILKDEKARKLFDDLLRVKREQQRRKAELDSRRGSKRQKMVSDLEERERAAFAPDPEAKAREDEERIARKLKEEIARIRAMHANKGANMGSNIWRESAGVGKESTSSAGASTMDKEKMLKVSWEKVGEDYTAEKLRELFSKFGEVEDVVIKSSKKKGSALVVMAAKEGAVAATGSVCGHLSNPLLVLPLHPPMAAETLSSPPRSVEPKLNNLVGAGYTAFEDSVLMKLRKAAEKQK; this comes from the exons ATGGATGTGGAAGTTGATCACTATGTTATTCTTGGGTTGCCTTCTGGTGAGGAAGGTGCTAAGCTGAGTGCGGATGATATTAGAAAGGGGTACAGATCGAAGGCTTTGGAGAAGCACCCGGATAAGAGGCCTGGTGATAAACAAGCCCTTGCTGATTTCCAGAGGCTTCAGTCATCGTATGAGATTCTCAAGGATGAGAAAGCCAGGAAACTGTTTGATGATCTTCTTCGAGTTAAGCGTGAGCAGCAACGTAGGAAGGCAGAGCTTGATTCCAGGCGTGGTTCCAAGCGACAGAAGATGGTTTCGGACCTTGAAGAAAGGGAACGAGCCGCATTTGCTCCTGACCCGGAAGCCAAAGCACGAGAAGATGAGGAGAGAATTGCTAGGAAGTTGAAAGAAGAGATTGCGCGAATACGTGCAATGCATGCAAATAAAGGGGCGAATATGGGATCAAATATTTGGAGGGAGTCAGCAGGAGTTGGAAAGGAGAGTACGAGTAGTGCCGGGGCTTCCACAATGGATAAGGAGAAGATGCTTAAAGTTTCATGGGAGAAGGTTGGGGAAGACTATACGGCCGAGAAGTTGAGAGAGTTGTTTTCAAAGTTTGGAGAGGTGGAAGATGTTGTCATTAAGAGTTCAAAGAAAAAGGGTTCAGCACTTGTGGTGATGGCGGCTAAAGAAGGAGCG GTTGCTGCTACGGGAAGTGTATGTGGTCATCTTTCTAATCCATTGCTAGTTTTGCCTCTTCATCCTCCAATGGCTGCAGAGACTCTGAGTTCTCCCCCAAGATCTGTGGAGCCTAAACTAAATAATTTGGTTGGGGCTGGTTATACTGCATTTGAAGATTCTGTTTTAATGAAACTCCGGaag GCTGCAGAAAAGCAAAAATAG
- the LOC126707056 gene encoding uncharacterized protein LOC126707056 isoform X1, giving the protein MVFVSVLPANCSGLVHCSPKLPFKDGRHKSTRYNDYNAFQLPSTLIHRARIQCSHPKQHFGVRYVVSVGRRNHHHQLSFDDDDDLSEEPFWLSWIKDAFWGLKSLFVFLAEQPSQLKYIEWPGFQSTLKTATLTLALVAVLIVALSTVDSALCYMLALILRRTP; this is encoded by the exons ATGGTGTTTGTTTCTGTCCTGCCAGCAAATTGTTCAG GTTTGGTTCATTGCTCTCCTAAATTACCATTCAAGGATGGAAGACATAAATCTACCAGATATAATGATTATAATGCCTTTCAGCTACCATCTACACTG ATTCATAGAGCAAGGATTCAATGTTCTCATCCAAAGCAGCATTTTGGTGTCAGATATGTGGTGTCTGTTGGAAGAAGAAACCATCATCATCAGTTGagttttgatgatgatgatgacttGTCTGAGGAGCCCTTTTGGCTCAGTTGGATTAAGGATGCTTTTTG GGGTTTGAAATCTTTGTTTGTATTTCTTGCTGAGCAACCTAGTCAGCTGAAGTACATAGAGTGGCCAGGTTTCCAGAGCACG CTGAAGACTGCTACTCTCACTCTTGCTCTCGTTGCAGTGCTCATCGTTGCACTATCAACGGTTGACTCTGCCCTTTGCTATATGTTAGCTTTGATTCTCAGGAGAACCCCATAA
- the LOC126707056 gene encoding uncharacterized protein LOC126707056 isoform X2, with protein MVFVSVLPANCSGLVHCSPKLPFKDGRHKSTRYNDYNAFQLPSTLIHRARIQCSHPKQHFGVRYVVSVGRRNHHHQGLKSLFVFLAEQPSQLKYIEWPGFQSTLKTATLTLALVAVLIVALSTVDSALCYMLALILRRTP; from the exons ATGGTGTTTGTTTCTGTCCTGCCAGCAAATTGTTCAG GTTTGGTTCATTGCTCTCCTAAATTACCATTCAAGGATGGAAGACATAAATCTACCAGATATAATGATTATAATGCCTTTCAGCTACCATCTACACTG ATTCATAGAGCAAGGATTCAATGTTCTCATCCAAAGCAGCATTTTGGTGTCAGATATGTGGTGTCTGTTGGAAGAAGAAACCATCATCATCA GGGTTTGAAATCTTTGTTTGTATTTCTTGCTGAGCAACCTAGTCAGCTGAAGTACATAGAGTGGCCAGGTTTCCAGAGCACG CTGAAGACTGCTACTCTCACTCTTGCTCTCGTTGCAGTGCTCATCGTTGCACTATCAACGGTTGACTCTGCCCTTTGCTATATGTTAGCTTTGATTCTCAGGAGAACCCCATAA